The genomic DNA cgtggaccgagcaggggtggggccggaggcggcaggcgcaggaaaggaggaagaaggaaggaggaggaaggagaagaaggaagaaggggtatttggctgccattgagaggagtaatgaggggtaaagttgtcaattacaacctaaggtgttaaattttaacagatcatccaaacacctcaagatactaaagtttaacacctttatttgagggtgttaaagtttaacaccctgttaaattttaacacgcccttcccaaacagggccatagaAACTTTGTACTATTTATGTGATTGTAATAAATTTTAGTTACCAATTGTTCTATATGCTTTTTGTTGGGGATCGCTAAAACGTACAATTTTTACCCTCGAACGTCTGCTGCAGACGTCCTCGCATGTTAAGGATCAAAGGCTGAAACATGAAGGCAATGTACACTCGCAAGTTCATAACGCCAGTGAAATTCCGAAGGTTATAAATGTCAGCAGAGTTGGGAGGTTTCCCGTGTACTAACCCTCGGAGGTTTGAAGCTAACACCAAGCACTAGTTTGGTTCCTTTGTTCATTTCGCAGGAACTGAGGCGGTGCAAAACCCTTCGAGGTTGATCGCAGAAGCCATCTCCTCAAGGTGGAGCGAGGGCGCTACCTCGGGCGTCCAAGCTCACCGCAAGCCTCGAGGCTCACTGCAAGCCTCAGGATTTCGGATCGACAAGCAGCAGAAGAGTCGCGGATGAAGCCCCGAGGGTACATGGTAGGCAGTATGAGAAACGTGATCACGTGGAGAAGTTCAATTTGAACACGTGTACcccaatgacctttatgtatgGCATATTTCAGGAATGGAGTGGTTGAATAAGGGTATTTTCGGAATGTAAAGTAGGTCGGCTCCTACTATAAAAGGGTAGCCCTGCCCGTTGTAAAGGACGATGACTTTTTGAATGGAAAAGTAAAGTAACCTTTATAAAGTGTACGTGTCAAATTTGTTTGAGACcaacactttttcatccatatttatactTCCCTCTTTGAATCGCACCACCATGTCCATGTGTCTTTAGTATGTGTTAGAGATGGTGTCAGAGATGATAGCAAAATGAGCATGCTTCCTTTTCTTTACCAATTATTCACTAATACATGGTCCCACGGTGTGATCATGGGAACACTTAAAAAAGCATGaaaatataaatgaaaaatggaAAGCAAAACAGGCACAGTGCAGTACACGAAATGTGCCACGATGCACCAGTTAATCGACGTATGTCTTTGATAAGCGCGCATGTCGTCCTCGTTATAGTGATCTATATCACCTAAAGCGaataaaggaaaagagaaaggaagaagaagaagcaaacgCTTCAAAGGCCCGCATATTCTTGTACAGCGAGCCGAAGGAACAAGATGATGCTCTCGTTCCGGGCCTCCAGTGGCAGTCACTGGGGCTGCTGTTGCTTGAGGAAGCTGGGGAGCCCAATCTTTCTGCCGGTCCTCTTGACGTCCTCCTGCACCATCCTCCTGTACTCCCCGAAGGTGAAGCTCCTGTACGGCGATGGCTCGCCGCACGTGCCGACGGGCGAGTCGTAGGACGGGCAGAGGAAGTAGGCGGCAGAGAAGCGCTCCGCCTTGGCGTTGGCCACCACCTTGTGCTCCACGCTCTTGTACCGGTTGTTGCTCCACGCCTGCGACACACACGGAACCGTAGAATTTTTCCGTCAGGGAAGACCGATCGAAGAAAAGTCTCGAGAACTTGTGTAATCCAGACGTCCTCTCGCATAGATATCAGCAGATAAGTATCGTCGTTTCCGCTCTGCTGCCCTCTGCCTGGCCAAAACTCGAGCACGTACTACGTGAAGATGCCCGGCGGCAACGGTGGCCGGGCGAGGGTATCGGCGCACTGTTACCTGGAACAGGTCGCCGATGTTGACGATGAGCGCGTCCGGGTGGGGCTTGACGGCCACCCAGCGGGCGTCCTTCATGAGCTGCAGGCCCCCGACCTGGTCCTGGCAGAGCACCGTGAGGAAGTCGCTGTCCGTGTGGGGCACCAGCCCGAAGGTGTCCGGCGCGAACGGGCACGCCGGGTACCTGTTGAGCCGCAGGAAGCACGTCGTCTCGTCGCACCCCGCcgggaacgccgccgccgccgccgcatggtGCCCCTGCAGCAGGCTCCCcgccagcgccaccgccaccgtcttGGCCACCCGTGACATGGCGTCCGCCACCTCCTGCATCACGCCCCTGCATTCTCTGCTCTGTTAGCTAGGCCCGCGACTCCTTTTACCATCCATATAATATATACCATGGTAATTAAAATTATCTGCCAAATTAATTACAGCGGTAAATTTAGCAGTAGATACTACACATTCTACTGCTCGATCGTGTCCTTTGATGCAGAGAGATATTATGAGTATACGTGTCATCAGATATTTCCGTTGGTTCTTCTAGTGTACACGGAGGGATACAGCACGTGTGCCGGAAAGGACTTTATTAAATAATAAAGTAGTATATACGAGATGATGGGAGATGGCGTTGGTAGGCTGGTTCGATGGACACGAAGCCGCTGATTGGGTTCGTGTACCGAAAGCTCCCATCGTTTCGTGGTCATGTACACCACCGCACACATGAGATATCCCATCACCCATTGACTTGTAGCACCGGGAAGCAAGTCCGCTGCCTGTGGGCCGTGCAACTTCTAGAATTCTGTTATCTTTAGCTTTGGAGGAAAGATGTATAGCCGGCGGCAGGCAGGGGGATATAATCGCGAGCTGCGTACGTGGACACGAGAAATATCCCGGGACTGTGTGAGACGTGGGCAAGGTACAACGGTACCAATCTTTAGTCATGTCAGGGTACCATGGGAACACACGACGAGCTACACACCTGCGCATTTGTGTGAGCACCTTGTCCTTGTGGGTGGCCCGGCCTAGCTGAAAGATACTATGATCTCCATGGGTGGAGCACGGGAGGACACATGCGCCGCTGTGCTTGCAGCTACGTACgagctacgagatgcacacatcTATGTGATAGCATGTCGT from Setaria italica strain Yugu1 chromosome VII, Setaria_italica_v2.0, whole genome shotgun sequence includes the following:
- the LOC101764803 gene encoding gibberellin 2-beta-dioxygenase 8, whose product is MPAFTESRAAAEPPLAESYLDLLRRGGGGIAPPGEGRVAVQERELPLIDLGCLMTTSGQQGSRSAREARAACAYAMARAASEWGFFQVTGHGVGRALLERLRAEQARLFRLPFETKARAGLLNGSYRWGAPTATSLRHLSWSEAFHVPLASISGSGCDFGELGSLRGVMQEVADAMSRVAKTVAVALAGSLLQGHHAAAAAAFPAGCDETTCFLRLNRYPACPFAPDTFGLVPHTDSDFLTVLCQDQVGGLQLMKDARWVAVKPHPDALIVNIGDLFQAWSNNRYKSVEHKVVANAKAERFSAAYFLCPSYDSPVGTCGEPSPYRSFTFGEYRRMVQEDVKRTGRKIGLPSFLKQQQPQ